TGATCAGGATTCAAAGATAAAATATCAGCTGCTATATCAGCACCACTTCTCTTTGGCATTGAATGATCTAGGATTAAAACATCAAATTTGTTCTCGTTTGAATTTTCAGCAATACATTTTGAATATTTCTGAATGCATTCATCACCATCAGATGCTATTTCTACCAAATGATCCTTGCTTTCAAGTAATTTTGCATATTGTATGGCAGTAAATTTGTTATCTTCTGCCACCAAAATTCTTTTGCCCATGTTTTTTATTTTTATTACTTGTTTATCAGATATTGTTTGTTCAAGCCAAACAAGTTTTGTATGCATATTTAATTTTAAATAGTTCGTTCAATTGACACACATTATACCATATTATCAAAAGATCAATGAGTATAAGTATGAGAATTTTTAATTCCGATAATCATGATGGATTAGAATATGATTCTAAGGAAGAAGCTCATTTATTGGAAAAATTCAATGATTATGTTAATTTAGAAAAAAAAATATCAAAACGTGAATTCCTTGAGACTTCTGATGAATTCAAAGCAGGGAAATTCGGGAAACGATTTATCATATCTGCAATGATACAAGGTGCAATTGTAGCTGGATTAACAATTGCTCTTTTCCTTAATCAAATTCTTGTTTTTAATGGAAATGTAGAAAACATGTTTGAATTTGCATTTACAGACAAGTTAGGGATTTTCTTTTTTGGATACATTCTACAAATTGGATTGACTGCAGGGTTGGCAACTATAGGATTATTCTACAATTACATTGAAATAAATTTGGATAAAAGATTTACAAAATTTAGTAATATTTTATCATGGATTCACCTATGCGGTACCAATGTATTTGGGAATATGATTACAATGTCTCTAATGTTTATAGGAATTTCCACAAGTTCGCTTTATCAAACAGAGTTTGATTATTTACTAAAAATAATACCTCCACTGGTATATACTTCTGCAATTGGTTTAGTAGTTGTTTTAGGATTAGGAATTATTGGAACATCGTTCTTAGTCATCAACAAAAAAAATTAGGATAAAGCAATAGAGGGGTAAAATTTTAATCTAAATTTTAAATAGAATTACATTGTCAAATGTCGTCTGTTGTAGAATTTGCCTTGATTGTCGCAATACATTTTTTCTTGTGAACATCAATTCCAAGATCAATCAATTTATCACCTCCTTGTTTTGATATCGTCGGATACTGCGGAATTCTCTCATCCATCATCATTGCGATGTTTAGTTTTCCGCTCACTCCGACATCCAACAAATCAATTACTTTTCTTTTGTTTCCAGATATGACAGAAAGAATTCCAGAAATTTTATCAGATACAAATACTAAATGACGATTGGAATCAATAACAATTTGAGAAGTCATTGAGTTTCGATCATTTATAGAAATCAGATCTTTTACAATCATGCTTTCCATTTTGTTAGGAAGTATTTAGGCTAGTTCCTTTAATTCAAACCTATGATTTTTTTTGCCTCAACAGGATCTTGGAATATGGAAGCAGAGATTATTAGTTGAGAACCTGTACAATGTAATTCTCCATAGATATGGATAAACGTATTTGAAACGGCAGTTTCAATAATAGGAGATTCTAACAGGACTTCAGCAGTATCAATTGCCAATCCAGGTACAGATGACATTATTTTACACCCTGTCTTTTCATTAATTGCGTTGAATAAAGATGCAGCCAGAATATTTCCAATTTCAGCTAAAGATGATTTTCCTTCTAAGGACAGATCAGAGTTTGCTTCAGAACCAAGTAACATAGATGCCAATTTTTTTGCATCCCCTAACGGCAAGTGAAATAAAATTCCAAGCTTCATATCACCCTCACATGTAATATATACTCCAACATCATTTTCTTGAAATTCTGTTTGCGGAACAATCGTAGATATTTCATCTAAACCCAGTTCGCTAGTTTTGATTGACAAAAACTTTACTTCATCATTGGTTAGCGCAGATAAAGAGGGAACCATTTTTTTATTGATAAATGCACTAATGACTTTATCTAATTTTTGTAAATCACTTTGAGATAGTTGACTGACTTGCAAGATAACACCTATTTTGTCCTTAGTGCTTTATTCAATACTAATCCCACATTTCCTCTATCAAATGGCTTTATTATGTAATCTCTTGCACCAGATTTCATGGCATCTTGAACAATATGTTTTTGTTCAACAGATGTAACCATTATTACACGAGCGTTTGGATTTACCTTCATAATTCCCTTTAGAGCTTGAATTCCATCAGCCTTTGGCATATTGACATCCATGGTTACTAAATCGGGTTTATGCTGAATATATTGTCGTACAGCCTCTACTCCATCAGGTGCTTCAATAATATCTGTTGCAAGTCCATTTGATTTTAAAATATCTTTGAGAACTGTTCTCATAAAAGATGCATCATCTGCAATTAAGATTTTTACACCATCACCCATTTTAAAAATCCTCCAGGATTAAAATTGTAGAAGATTCAGGATTTTCAATAATTTTCATATTTCGTTGTTTTGCAATCAAAGTTTTCATGTATGATATAATTTGTGTATGTTAATATCTAAGAGTATGTCTAGAACATACAAACAAGAAAAATACGAATGGTAATGTCGTATAAAAAAAGACACATAAAATTTTAGAGGATTATTGAGATTTTTTTTGATAGATTCTTTCTTTAGGACAGGGTAATTCAAAGTAATTACATCCCTTTGTTCCAATCATTGATTCATCTTGGCCAAGAACCAAAATGCCATCTTTTTTTAGCACGTCTGCAAACTTTTTGAAAATTTGTTCATGAGCATCCTTGTCATAATAGATCAAAACATTTCTGCAGAAAATAATATCAAATAATTTTCCAGTGGTTTTTAGCATGTCTAATCTTTCGTATTCAATTCTATTACGTATCACAGAGCTTACCTGATAGTGGCCTTCAGATGTTTTTTCAAAGTGAGTGTTTAGCCTTTCAGGATGGACATTAATCAAATTTTCATTTCGATAAATTCCTTTTTTGGCATGAGTGATGGCATCAGCACTAATATCAGTTGCATAAACTTGATAACCAATTCTAGTTTCTTTTAGAGAATCATTTAACAAAATCGAGATGCTGTGTGGTTCTTCTCCAGATGCACTACCGCAGCTCCAGGCACGGATTGGAGAGAATCTAGTCGTTTTGAGAAAATTTGGAATAATGTCGTTTTCTAATTTCTCCCAAACATGAGGATCTCTAAAAAATTTTGTCACATTAATTGAAAAAGCCGTGTAAAGAGATTTTGCTTCATCAAAACTAGTTGAAAGTAGTTTTACATATTCATCATAATCTAAAATTCCAACGGTTCTCATTCTGAAGAGTATTCGTCTTTCTAAAAATGTAGGTTTGAAATTATCAATGTTTATTCCAGTTTTTTTCTTTACCTCAGAAATCACAGGGTCTAGTTTATGAATTATTTTTGGCTCCATCAAATTATTTTTTCACCATTATTTTCTTTTACAATTACTTTTTGGGTATCACAGTGAAATGTCACCCATCTGCCATTTTTTGCTCCAACTGATTGAGAAATCAGAGGTATCTTTTTTTCTTGTAAAATTAAACGGACTTCAATGATGTTTTTATTTCCAATATTTAGTGTTCCAGTTTCACTTTCGTGAGCAAATATTTTTGCCCCACCTGCAATTTTTGCTTGTAATTTGAGAGATGGAGAAATGTTTTTGAGTTTTTCAATGATCACATCAATTGCCTCATCTGCAAATTTTCCTTCTTGCTTTGTACCTTTTGTTGAATTCCCAGTATTGTTTTTGGGTAACATAATATGTGCCATTCCTCCGATTTTTTTTTCCTTATCATATATACACACAGCAACACAAGAGCCAACAAAAGTTCGTAAAATAGAATCTCCACTTACAATTTCAAGCCCAGCCATAGGAACAGAGATTTCTTTTGTAGTTTCTACTAAATTGTTTGCAAACATCATCGATTATCCTCTGTAAATTTTTTTAGAAGAGAATCAATTTCAGAGTTGCTTTCTTCATTTTGAGATGAAACTCCATTTAATAGGCATTCAATTTCAGAGTTTTCTTCAGATGGTTTTGCCTTTGAATCAAAATTTGCCAATAAATCATCAATTGCAAAATTTTCTCCACCTAACAAATTGGTATTTGAAGAGTCCTCATATCTTATTTTTTTGGAGTTTCCTGCTTCAGGAGAAATTAGTTTTCTTGCATGTTCAGGATGTTGGATAATTAACATATGAATTTCAATTCCTGTGTTTTTTCCACAGAGTAGAGAATCAGTGATAACTGCATCATTTGAAGGAGTTATAACATCACATGCAGGTTCTAACAGCAAATCTTGTAACTCTCCTTCCTTAAACGAAGGGGTGGAAAGATCAACACGGAATCCAGTGTTTTCAGAAAGGGCATTAAAGAAAGAACCAGTCAAGATGTTGGCAACTTCTTGTAATGCTGATGTACCCATTTCATCAATTTCATATACCTCCGTTCCAAGCAATTTTGATGCAATCTTTACTGCATGTGCTAATTTCGTAGTGTACAGTAATTCAATGTGAAGATCACCTTTTCCATTTAATCGAACAGAGCACATTTTAATTTCATCAGAGGGCAAACATACTGTTTCAGTAGAATATACATCGTTTTCAAGCATAGTCAATTTATGTCGAATTGGTTCACCAAGTAGAGTAGACAAAGCATTGCAGGTTTTTTCTGTAATAAAATCATTGAAGGTTCCTGTTAATTTTTGAATTTCAGTTTCTTGTAAGTTCATCATATCACCTAATGAATTAGCAACGAGGGATCTATTACCAATGCAACTTTCCCATCAGGAAGTATTGTTGCGTTTGAAAATAAATTCGAAGATTCGCTTTTATCTAACTTTTTAATCACAATGTCTTGATTTCTCTCAAATTCATCAACTACCAATCCATAATTTTTACCATCATTTTCAATAATTATAACAGTAGTGGATTTAGAATCATCAATTTTCTTACTTTCTATATCCAATAATTTATTGAGTCGAATTAATGGAATGATTTTGTCTCTTAGTTTAATCACTTCAGTTCCATGTATTGGAAATATTTTTTCAGGTTTTATTTGGAGAGTAGTCATTATACTTGATAGAGGGAGCACAAATCGTTGTTCAGAGACTACTATTAACAGACCTCTAATTATTGAAAGACTCAAAGGTAAAGACAACACCATAGTTGTACCATTTCCTTTTTCACTTAAAATCTTGACAGAACCACCAACTGATTCCACCTGAGAGATCACCACATCCATCCCTACTCCTCGACCTGAAACATCAGTTACTTCTTTTGCAGTAGATAAGCCAGGGGCACCAATCAACTGAATTGCTTCTTGATGAGGTATTCTGTTTGCTTCATCTTGAGTGATGATTCCTTTTTCTACAGCCTTTTCTTTAACCCTCTCTGCATCAATTCCCTTACCATCGTCAATTATAGAGATAAGAACATTTTCGCCCTTTCTAGCAGCAGTGAGTGTAATATTTCCTGTTTCAGATTTTCCAGATTTTAATCGTTCATCAGGGAATTCAATTCCATGATCTACACAGTTTCTAAGAATATGCAAAAGTGGATCAGTAATAGAATCCAAGACACTCCTATCAAGTTCAATTCCAGAACCATTCATATTCAAATTAATTTTCTTTTCAAGTTTTTGAGATGTATCACGTACGGTTCTACTAAATCTGCTGAAAACTTGATTTATTGGAACCAGACGTACCTGCATAGACTGATATTGCAAATCAGTTATCAGACGATCTACTTCCATCAAGACTTGTTTTGATTCTTCATGGTTTTCGTTTTGAATTGTTTGTTCTAATCTCATTTTAGATATCAATAATTCACCAACTAGATTTACCAGAGAATCAAGATCGGACATTTTAACTCTGATTGTAGGGGAGGTAGTTGTAACAAAGGATTCACGTATAGGAATATTATCAATTTCTTCTTCAGGATTTTCCAGTTTTTTCAAGTATGGCGTCAAATCAACTTTTAATTTTTCATCAGAGATCATTTGTTGTAAAAGATCAACACATGCAAAAAGTGCACTAGTTAGATGATGGGTTAGTTTTTCTTCACCATTTCTAAGAGTATCAAATATGTTTTCAATATTTTTGCACAATTCTCTTGTATCATCATACCCCATCGTTGATGCCATGCCTTTGATGGTGTGAGCTGAACGAAATATTTGATCAAGATAGGGTCTATCATCGGGCTTTTCTTCAAGTTGCAAAAGTGTCTGATTTATTATTTCAACATGTTCAAGTGCCTCAGACACATACATCTCACGGTAATTATTATCTGACAAGATTTTGCACCTCCTCAAAAATTTTTCCGGGTATTTCATCCAAGCTCAAAACATGATCAGCAGCATCAAGATCAATTACCGCCTTTGGCATTCCAAAGATCACACTGGTTTCTTTGTTTTGGACTATAGTATGTCCACCTCTTTTTTTGATGGATTTCATTCCAAATCCACCATCATGACCCATCCCAGTAAGAATCACACCAACTAGATTTGCACCATAAACTTCAGATGCAGAGATCATTGTCATGTTGACAGAGGGCCTTACGCCAAATCTTTTTTCACTTGAATCAAGATGAATTTTCCTATTTGGTTGTACAACCATATGAAAATCTCCAGGAGCAACAAGAACCTCACCGTCTTTTATTATATCGCCTTCCTCTGCCTCTCTAACTATAAAACCAGTATTTTTTGATAATCTATAAGCAAATTGTTTTGTGAATCCTTTTGGCATGTGCTGAACAAGTAAAATTCCAGCTTGGATTTCAGTAGATAAATCATTTAAAACTTTTTGAACAGTACCAGGCCCACCTGTTGAAGTACCAATCACAACCAATCGTTCAGAAGTGTCAGTTCTTGGAATGATTTTTCGTTTTGGTTTTAGTGAGCCAATATTTTGTTGAATTAATTGAAAAGGATCAGATTTGTGAGCAATTTTTATTTT
This genomic window from Nitrosopumilus ureiphilus contains:
- a CDS encoding response regulator, giving the protein MGDGVKILIADDASFMRTVLKDILKSNGLATDIIEAPDGVEAVRQYIQHKPDLVTMDVNMPKADGIQALKGIMKVNPNARVIMVTSVEQKHIVQDAMKSGARDYIIKPFDRGNVGLVLNKALRTK
- a CDS encoding response regulator, yielding MHTKLVWLEQTISDKQVIKIKNMGKRILVAEDNKFTAIQYAKLLESKDHLVEIASDGDECIQKYSKCIAENSNENKFDVLILDHSMPKRSGADIAADILSLNPDQKIILASAYALSTEKNYSKLKNKISFLQKPFHLSKILELI
- a CDS encoding chemotaxis protein CheC; protein product: MQVSQLSQSDLQKLDKVISAFINKKMVPSLSALTNDEVKFLSIKTSELGLDEISTIVPQTEFQENDVGVYITCEGDMKLGILFHLPLGDAKKLASMLLGSEANSDLSLEGKSSLAEIGNILAASLFNAINEKTGCKIMSSVPGLAIDTAEVLLESPIIETAVSNTFIHIYGELHCTGSQLIISASIFQDPVEAKKIIGLN
- a CDS encoding chemotaxis protein CheA, encoding MSDNNYREMYVSEALEHVEIINQTLLQLEEKPDDRPYLDQIFRSAHTIKGMASTMGYDDTRELCKNIENIFDTLRNGEEKLTHHLTSALFACVDLLQQMISDEKLKVDLTPYLKKLENPEEEIDNIPIRESFVTTTSPTIRVKMSDLDSLVNLVGELLISKMRLEQTIQNENHEESKQVLMEVDRLITDLQYQSMQVRLVPINQVFSRFSRTVRDTSQKLEKKINLNMNGSGIELDRSVLDSITDPLLHILRNCVDHGIEFPDERLKSGKSETGNITLTAARKGENVLISIIDDGKGIDAERVKEKAVEKGIITQDEANRIPHQEAIQLIGAPGLSTAKEVTDVSGRGVGMDVVISQVESVGGSVKILSEKGNGTTMVLSLPLSLSIIRGLLIVVSEQRFVLPLSSIMTTLQIKPEKIFPIHGTEVIKLRDKIIPLIRLNKLLDIESKKIDDSKSTTVIIIENDGKNYGLVVDEFERNQDIVIKKLDKSESSNLFSNATILPDGKVALVIDPSLLIH
- a CDS encoding CheR family methyltransferase, producing the protein MEPKIIHKLDPVISEVKKKTGINIDNFKPTFLERRILFRMRTVGILDYDEYVKLLSTSFDEAKSLYTAFSINVTKFFRDPHVWEKLENDIIPNFLKTTRFSPIRAWSCGSASGEEPHSISILLNDSLKETRIGYQVYATDISADAITHAKKGIYRNENLINVHPERLNTHFEKTSEGHYQVSSVIRNRIEYERLDMLKTTGKLFDIIFCRNVLIYYDKDAHEQIFKKFADVLKKDGILVLGQDESMIGTKGCNYFELPCPKERIYQKKSQ
- the cheB gene encoding chemotaxis-specific protein-glutamate methyltransferase CheB, which encodes MLDQQLKPIKVCIVNDSNLVRKYLSDLISLDGIEVIYTAIDGEDALSKISAKKPDVILLDLEMPKMDGLTFIEEMVKSGTLFPTIIVSSFSQDDSKLVLDALENGAVDFVSIQEGSQNEKKLQNTLITKIKIAHKSDPFQLIQQNIGSLKPKRKIIPRTDTSERLVVIGTSTGGPGTVQKVLNDLSTEIQAGILLVQHMPKGFTKQFAYRLSKNTGFIVREAEEGDIIKDGEVLVAPGDFHMVVQPNRKIHLDSSEKRFGVRPSVNMTMISASEVYGANLVGVILTGMGHDGGFGMKSIKKRGGHTIVQNKETSVIFGMPKAVIDLDAADHVLSLDEIPGKIFEEVQNLVR
- a CDS encoding chemotaxis protein CheC, giving the protein MNLQETEIQKLTGTFNDFITEKTCNALSTLLGEPIRHKLTMLENDVYSTETVCLPSDEIKMCSVRLNGKGDLHIELLYTTKLAHAVKIASKLLGTEVYEIDEMGTSALQEVANILTGSFFNALSENTGFRVDLSTPSFKEGELQDLLLEPACDVITPSNDAVITDSLLCGKNTGIEIHMLIIQHPEHARKLISPEAGNSKKIRYEDSSNTNLLGGENFAIDDLLANFDSKAKPSEENSEIECLLNGVSSQNEESNSEIDSLLKKFTEDNR
- a CDS encoding chemotaxis protein CheD — translated: MMFANNLVETTKEISVPMAGLEIVSGDSILRTFVGSCVAVCIYDKEKKIGGMAHIMLPKNNTGNSTKGTKQEGKFADEAIDVIIEKLKNISPSLKLQAKIAGGAKIFAHESETGTLNIGNKNIIEVRLILQEKKIPLISQSVGAKNGRWVTFHCDTQKVIVKENNGEKII